One region of Streptomyces sp. CG4 genomic DNA includes:
- a CDS encoding Lsr2 family protein, producing MAQKVQVLLVDDLDGGEADETVTFALDGKTYEIDLTTTNADKLRGLLEPYVKGGRRTGGRASGGRGKARAASGGSQDTAAIRAWAKENGYEVNDRGRVPASIREAYEKANG from the coding sequence GTGGCACAGAAGGTTCAGGTCCTTCTTGTCGACGACCTCGACGGCGGCGAGGCGGACGAGACCGTGACGTTCGCGCTGGACGGCAAGACGTACGAGATCGATCTCACGACCACCAATGCGGACAAGCTGCGTGGCCTTCTCGAGCCCTATGTGAAGGGCGGCCGTCGCACCGGTGGCCGTGCTTCGGGCGGACGTGGAAAGGCGCGTGCCGCTTCCGGTGGCAGTCAGGACACCGCGGCGATCCGCGCCTGGGCGAAGGAGAACGGCTACGAGGTCAACGACCGCGGCCGTGTTCCCGCGTCCATTCGCGAGGCCTACGAGAAGGCCAACGGCTGA
- a CDS encoding L-aspartate oxidase encodes MTSTGTSTGIRLHAPAPGWAISADVVVVGSGVAGLTAALRCEAAGLTTVVVTKARLDDGSTRWAQGGIAAAIGDGDTPEQHLEDTLVAGAGLCDEEAVRILVTEGPDAVRRLISTGAHFDTDDEGDIHLTREGGHHRRRIAHAGGDATGAEVSRALVEAVRARGLHTIENALVLDLLTDAEGRTAGVTLHVMGEGQHDGVGAVHAPAVVLATGGMGQVFSATTNPSVSTGDGVALALRAGAEISDLEFVQFHPTVLFLGADAEGQQPLVSEAVRGEGAHLVDADGVRFMVGQHELAELAPRDIVAKGILRRMLEQGAEHMFLDARHFGAGMWEHRFPTILAACRANGIDPVTEPIPIAPAAHYASGGVRTDARGRTTVPGLYACGEVACTGVHGANRLASNSLLEGLVYAERIADDIAAARAENGLHARVPAPVPHPEKPEHPLLAPETRFAIQRIMTEGAAVLRSEESLARAAGQLQQLHTDARDALAENGKTAEPGVDTWEATNLLCVARVLVAAARLREETRGCHWREDTAERDDAHWRRHIVVRLNPDRSLAVRTTDTADFPPTR; translated from the coding sequence GTGACCAGCACAGGCACCAGCACAGGCATACGACTGCACGCGCCCGCCCCCGGCTGGGCCATCTCCGCCGACGTGGTCGTCGTCGGCTCCGGAGTGGCCGGCCTGACCGCGGCCCTGCGCTGCGAGGCCGCGGGCCTGACGACCGTCGTCGTCACCAAGGCCCGCCTCGACGACGGCTCCACGCGCTGGGCGCAGGGCGGCATCGCCGCCGCGATCGGCGACGGCGACACGCCTGAACAGCACCTTGAGGACACGCTGGTGGCCGGCGCGGGCCTGTGCGACGAGGAGGCCGTGCGGATCCTCGTCACCGAGGGCCCCGACGCCGTACGGCGGCTGATCTCCACCGGCGCGCACTTCGACACCGACGACGAGGGCGACATCCACCTCACCCGCGAGGGCGGCCACCACCGGCGCCGGATCGCGCACGCGGGCGGTGACGCGACCGGCGCGGAGGTCTCCCGGGCGCTCGTGGAGGCCGTACGCGCGCGTGGGCTGCACACCATCGAGAACGCGCTCGTGCTGGACCTGCTGACCGACGCCGAGGGCCGTACGGCCGGTGTCACGCTGCACGTGATGGGCGAGGGCCAGCACGACGGCGTGGGCGCTGTGCACGCCCCCGCGGTGGTCCTCGCGACCGGCGGCATGGGCCAGGTGTTCTCCGCGACCACCAACCCGTCCGTGTCGACCGGCGACGGCGTGGCGCTGGCGCTGCGCGCGGGCGCCGAGATCTCCGACCTGGAGTTCGTGCAGTTCCACCCGACCGTGCTGTTCCTCGGCGCGGACGCCGAGGGCCAGCAGCCGCTGGTCTCCGAGGCGGTGCGCGGCGAGGGCGCCCACCTGGTCGACGCCGACGGCGTGCGCTTCATGGTCGGGCAGCACGAGCTGGCCGAGCTGGCGCCGCGGGACATCGTCGCCAAGGGCATCCTGCGGCGGATGCTGGAGCAGGGCGCCGAGCACATGTTCCTCGACGCCCGGCACTTCGGCGCCGGCATGTGGGAGCACCGCTTCCCGACGATCCTGGCCGCGTGCCGCGCCAACGGCATCGACCCGGTCACCGAGCCCATCCCGATCGCTCCGGCCGCCCACTACGCCTCCGGAGGCGTCCGCACCGACGCCCGGGGCCGTACGACCGTGCCCGGCCTGTACGCGTGCGGCGAGGTCGCCTGCACCGGTGTGCACGGCGCCAACCGGCTCGCCTCCAACTCCCTCCTCGAAGGCCTCGTCTACGCCGAGCGGATCGCCGACGACATCGCCGCCGCCCGTGCCGAGAACGGCCTCCACGCGCGCGTGCCCGCACCGGTCCCGCACCCCGAGAAGCCCGAGCACCCGCTGCTCGCCCCCGAGACCCGCTTCGCCATCCAGCGGATCATGACCGAGGGCGCCGCCGTGCTGCGCTCGGAGGAGTCCCTCGCCCGGGCCGCCGGACAGCTGCAGCAGCTGCACACGGACGCCCGCGACGCCCTCGCCGAGAACGGCAAGACCGCCGAGCCCGGCGTCGACACCTGGGAGGCCACGAACCTCCTGTGCGTCGCCCGCGTCCTGGTCGCCGCCGCGCGGCTGCGCGAGGAGACCCGCGGCTGCCACTGGCGCGAGGACACCGCCGAGCGCGACGACGCCCACTGGCGGCGCCACATCGTCGTACGGCTCAATCCGGACCGGTCGCTGGCCGTACGCACCACGGACACCGCAGACTTCCCCCCTACCCGGTAA
- a CDS encoding amino-acid N-acetyltransferase, whose product MSAERPEVSAKAITVRRARTGDVPAVRHLLDAYARDRILLDKATVTLYEDIQEFWVAERDDNAEVVGCGALHVMWEDLAEVRTLAVNPGLKGAGVGHRLLEKLLQTARWLGVRRVFCLTFEVDFFGKHGFVEIGETPVDTDVYAELLRSYDEGVAEFLGLERVKPNTLGNSRMLLHL is encoded by the coding sequence ATGTCAGCAGAGCGTCCCGAAGTCTCCGCAAAAGCCATCACCGTCCGGCGTGCCCGGACCGGCGATGTCCCGGCCGTACGTCACCTCCTCGACGCCTACGCCCGTGACCGCATCCTGCTCGACAAAGCCACGGTCACGCTTTACGAGGACATCCAGGAGTTCTGGGTCGCGGAACGCGACGACAACGCCGAGGTGGTCGGCTGCGGCGCACTGCACGTCATGTGGGAGGACCTCGCGGAAGTCCGCACTCTCGCGGTGAACCCGGGCCTCAAGGGCGCCGGCGTCGGCCATCGGTTGCTGGAGAAGTTGCTGCAGACCGCGCGCTGGCTCGGCGTTCGCCGGGTTTTCTGCCTGACCTTCGAAGTGGACTTCTTCGGGAAGCACGGCTTCGTGGAGATCGGGGAGACGCCGGTCGACACCGATGTGTACGCGGAGCTCTTGCGTTCCTATGACGAGGGTGTCGCCGAGTTCCTCGGTCTCGAACGAGTGAAACCGAACACCTTGGGCAACAGCCGGATGCTTCTGCATCTGTGA
- a CDS encoding BlaI/MecI/CopY family transcriptional regulator has translation MPRPLGELEDAVMTRVWKWNRPVTVREVLEDLQQERSIAYTTVMTVLDNLHQKGWVRREAEGRAYRYEAVSTRAAYAAALMNDAWSQSDNPAAALVAFFGMMSEEQRHALRDAVRIVQGPETPEAPEPREPEAPEPREEENPGSAEGADGR, from the coding sequence GTGCCTCGCCCATTGGGAGAACTCGAAGACGCGGTCATGACGCGGGTGTGGAAGTGGAACCGCCCGGTGACCGTTCGAGAAGTCCTGGAAGACCTCCAGCAGGAGCGCTCCATCGCGTACACCACCGTGATGACCGTTTTGGACAATCTCCACCAGAAGGGCTGGGTGCGCCGCGAGGCGGAAGGGCGGGCCTATCGATATGAGGCCGTCTCGACGCGAGCCGCGTACGCCGCCGCCCTCATGAACGACGCCTGGTCGCAGAGCGACAACCCCGCCGCCGCTCTCGTCGCCTTCTTCGGGATGATGAGCGAGGAACAGCGCCACGCCCTCAGGGACGCCGTGCGCATCGTCCAGGGGCCGGAAACCCCGGAAGCCCCCGAACCGCGGGAACCGGAAGCCCCCGAACCGCGCGAAGAGGAGAACCCCGGCTCGGCAGAGGGCGCGGACGGGCGATAG
- a CDS encoding NACHT domain-containing NTPase, with translation MEPAAIGGKLASTLVVSLLRKLVPADGPGAGLVPKPLRLTDLVSLRGETRGLGEKELRKLAAHLTGRALDTPGEPPFPTAEREAVTEALTRRLLALGGLDMDDVQAVRLGESALARQLKQAAPGSDGLSADAGLFLDTAAEWACGEILEFFTRRSTFVARTAVEQSRAQARTGADVQELLARVPSPQAQDIGFEIRYLDYLARRHGKLTIYGIDLSNSPGRWPLDAAYLSLEAVGRGDQPYASWLGLPPAGAVTAPADEALAGHDRVLLRGVAGSGKTTLIQWLAVSAATGPTGRMAHLAGRVPFVLPLRTVTRHGERLPDPARFLAAIGCPLAGAQPAGWEHRVLTAGRALVLVDGLDEVPEPERVRARAWLRDLVEAFPRNRWLVTSRPSAVGDDWLADDGFTELVLAAMSPSDVASFIRRWHRAATSGDAEEDEQLAAYERQLLDAVRTKPDLGRLATNPLMCGLICALHRDRRGYLPYGRKELYESALSMLLTRRDRERDMAVPELSEEPQLQLLQRLAYWLIRNGRTEMDRDRAESIIAASLPAVPAASALGGAAAVLDHFLVRTGLLLTPTPDTLHFVHRTFQDYLGARAAVEAGDFGLLGEHAADDQWADVIRMAVAQARPRERAELLGLLTSVPDKRAHLLAMACLEHATELDPAVRQQAEDLARALLPPRTAEEARELAEAGPLVLELLPGPEDLTEEEAEAVTATAALVGTDAAVPVLARFAGDVSDRVRITLARAWERFDEVAYADEVLAHMDSSDFFVSVSTPEALRALPRIGHRTQLIIDGAHELADILEALPEGVEKLSLAENPLLDDLRPLTALRSLSTLSIAECPLVSDVSSLADLGLRELSLYRLGAVSGLDRLSTLRHLWLLSELPVDLRTLPRDAPLTTLGLDAGVLATGGLRGLSHWATLDQVDLRGGVRYAGPGAWSELAALPELTWLCVPAPAAAHCAEAPELSGVRLLHVTEVEAGADLSPLARLCPNVRTVRLLPKQPTALDASAYAAHFPGADVVAPRPRPWAL, from the coding sequence ATGGAGCCTGCCGCGATCGGCGGGAAGCTGGCGTCCACGCTGGTCGTCTCGCTGCTGAGGAAGCTGGTCCCGGCGGACGGCCCCGGCGCGGGGCTCGTCCCGAAGCCCTTGCGGCTGACGGACCTCGTGTCCTTACGGGGCGAGACACGCGGCCTCGGCGAGAAGGAACTGCGCAAGCTCGCCGCCCACCTGACCGGCCGGGCACTGGACACTCCGGGCGAGCCGCCCTTCCCGACCGCCGAGCGGGAAGCCGTCACCGAGGCTCTGACCCGCAGGCTGCTCGCCCTCGGCGGACTCGACATGGACGACGTCCAGGCCGTACGGCTGGGTGAGTCCGCGCTGGCCCGGCAGCTCAAGCAGGCGGCGCCCGGGTCCGACGGGCTGTCCGCCGACGCCGGACTCTTCCTCGACACGGCCGCCGAGTGGGCCTGCGGCGAGATCCTGGAGTTCTTCACCCGCCGCTCCACCTTCGTGGCCCGCACCGCCGTCGAGCAGAGCCGGGCCCAGGCCAGGACGGGCGCCGACGTCCAGGAACTACTGGCCCGCGTGCCCAGCCCGCAGGCCCAGGACATCGGATTCGAGATCCGGTACCTGGACTACCTCGCACGGAGACACGGCAAGCTCACGATCTACGGCATCGACCTCAGCAACTCGCCGGGCCGCTGGCCGCTGGACGCCGCGTATCTCAGCCTGGAGGCGGTCGGGCGCGGGGACCAGCCGTACGCCTCGTGGCTCGGGCTGCCACCCGCGGGCGCGGTCACCGCCCCCGCCGACGAGGCACTGGCCGGCCACGACCGGGTGCTGCTGCGCGGCGTCGCGGGCTCGGGGAAGACCACGCTGATCCAGTGGCTCGCCGTATCAGCCGCGACCGGGCCGACCGGCCGTATGGCGCATCTCGCCGGCCGCGTCCCGTTCGTGCTGCCGCTGCGCACCGTCACCCGGCACGGTGAACGCCTCCCCGATCCCGCGAGGTTCCTGGCCGCCATCGGCTGCCCGCTCGCCGGGGCGCAGCCGGCCGGCTGGGAGCACCGGGTGCTGACAGCCGGACGCGCTCTCGTGCTGGTCGACGGGCTGGACGAGGTGCCGGAGCCGGAACGGGTACGGGCCCGCGCCTGGCTGCGCGATCTCGTCGAGGCGTTCCCCCGCAACCGCTGGCTGGTCACCTCCCGCCCCTCGGCCGTGGGCGACGACTGGCTCGCCGACGACGGCTTCACCGAGCTGGTGCTCGCCGCGATGAGCCCCTCGGACGTCGCCTCGTTCATCCGGCGCTGGCACCGGGCCGCGACGAGCGGGGACGCGGAGGAGGACGAGCAGCTCGCCGCCTACGAGAGGCAACTCCTGGACGCCGTACGCACCAAACCGGACCTGGGCAGGCTCGCCACCAACCCCCTGATGTGCGGCCTGATCTGCGCCCTGCACCGCGACCGGCGCGGCTATCTGCCGTACGGCCGCAAGGAGTTGTACGAGTCCGCCCTCTCCATGCTGCTGACCCGCCGGGACCGCGAGCGCGACATGGCGGTGCCGGAGCTGAGCGAGGAACCCCAACTCCAGTTGCTGCAGCGCCTCGCGTACTGGCTCATCCGCAACGGTCGTACGGAGATGGACCGCGACCGGGCGGAGAGCATCATCGCCGCATCCCTCCCGGCGGTGCCGGCGGCGTCGGCGCTGGGGGGCGCCGCCGCCGTACTGGACCACTTCCTCGTCCGCACGGGCCTGCTGCTGACCCCCACCCCGGACACCCTCCACTTCGTCCACCGCACCTTCCAGGACTACCTCGGCGCCCGAGCGGCCGTGGAAGCGGGCGACTTCGGCCTGCTCGGCGAGCACGCCGCCGACGACCAGTGGGCGGACGTGATCCGCATGGCCGTGGCCCAGGCCCGCCCTCGCGAACGGGCCGAACTCCTCGGCCTGTTGACGTCCGTCCCCGACAAGCGGGCTCACCTGCTGGCGATGGCCTGCCTGGAACACGCGACGGAACTGGACCCGGCGGTGCGGCAGCAGGCCGAAGACCTGGCGCGTGCGCTGCTGCCACCCCGCACGGCGGAGGAGGCCAGGGAACTGGCCGAGGCCGGTCCCCTGGTCCTGGAGCTGCTGCCGGGCCCGGAGGACCTGACCGAAGAGGAGGCCGAGGCGGTTACGGCCACGGCGGCCCTAGTGGGCACGGATGCGGCGGTGCCAGTGCTGGCCCGGTTCGCGGGGGATGTCTCGGATCGGGTACGGATCACGCTGGCGCGGGCCTGGGAGCGGTTCGACGAGGTCGCTTACGCCGACGAGGTCCTGGCCCATATGGACTCCTCGGACTTCTTCGTCTCCGTCTCCACACCCGAGGCTCTGCGCGCCCTCCCCCGGATCGGCCACCGGACCCAGCTGATCATCGATGGGGCCCATGAACTCGCGGACATCCTGGAGGCGCTGCCGGAGGGCGTGGAGAAGCTCAGCCTGGCGGAGAATCCGTTGCTCGATGATCTACGCCCGCTCACCGCCCTCCGCTCCCTCAGCACCTTGAGCATTGCGGAATGCCCGCTGGTGAGCGATGTCTCGTCCCTGGCGGACCTGGGACTGCGCGAGTTGTCCCTGTATCGGCTCGGCGCCGTCTCCGGCCTCGATCGCCTGAGCACCTTGCGGCACCTCTGGCTGCTGAGCGAGCTGCCCGTCGACCTGCGGACACTGCCCCGTGACGCGCCGCTGACCACGCTGGGCCTGGACGCCGGAGTTCTCGCGACGGGCGGTCTGCGCGGCCTGAGCCACTGGGCGACGCTGGACCAGGTGGACCTGCGGGGCGGAGTCCGGTACGCCGGCCCCGGCGCCTGGTCGGAACTCGCCGCGCTGCCCGAGCTCACCTGGCTCTGCGTTCCCGCGCCTGCCGCGGCTCACTGCGCCGAAGCCCCCGAACTGTCCGGCGTCAGGCTTCTCCACGTCACGGAGGTGGAGGCCGGGGCGGACCTGTCACCGCTGGCCCGGCTGTGCCCCAACGTCCGCACCGTCCGGCTCCTTCCGAAGCAGCCGACGGCGCTGGACGCGTCTGCCTACGCGGCCCACTTCCCGGGCGCCGACGTGGTGGCTCCGCGGCCCCGCCCCTGGGCCCTCTGA
- a CDS encoding type III pantothenate kinase, whose product MLLTIDVGNTHTVLGLFDGEDIVEHWRISTDARRTADELAVLLQGLMGMHPLLGEELGDGIDGIAICATVPSVLHELREVTRRYYGDVPAVLVEPGVKTGVPILTDNPKEVGADRIINAVAAVELYGGPAIVVDFGTATTFDAVSARGEYVGGVIAPGIEISVEALGVKGAQLRKIEVARPRSVIGKNTVEAMQSGIVYGFAGQVDGVVGRMARELADDPDDVRVIATGGLAPMVLGESSVIDEHQPWLTLIGLRLVYERNVSRL is encoded by the coding sequence ATGCTCCTCACGATCGACGTCGGCAACACGCACACCGTCCTCGGCCTGTTCGACGGCGAGGACATCGTCGAGCACTGGCGCATCTCCACGGACGCGCGCCGTACGGCGGACGAGCTGGCGGTGCTGCTCCAGGGCCTGATGGGCATGCACCCGCTGCTCGGCGAGGAGCTGGGCGACGGCATCGACGGCATCGCGATCTGCGCGACCGTCCCGTCGGTGCTGCACGAACTGCGCGAGGTCACCCGGCGCTACTACGGCGACGTACCCGCCGTCCTGGTCGAGCCGGGCGTGAAGACGGGCGTGCCGATCCTCACCGACAACCCCAAGGAGGTCGGCGCGGACCGGATCATCAACGCGGTCGCGGCCGTCGAGCTGTACGGCGGCCCGGCGATCGTCGTCGACTTCGGTACGGCGACCACGTTCGACGCGGTCTCCGCGCGCGGGGAGTACGTCGGCGGGGTCATCGCGCCCGGCATCGAGATCTCCGTGGAGGCGCTCGGCGTCAAGGGCGCGCAGCTGCGGAAGATCGAGGTGGCCCGGCCGCGCAGCGTGATCGGCAAGAACACCGTCGAGGCCATGCAGTCGGGCATCGTGTACGGCTTCGCCGGGCAGGTCGACGGGGTCGTCGGCCGGATGGCCCGGGAGCTCGCCGACGATCCCGACGACGTGCGGGTGATCGCCACGGGCGGGCTCGCGCCGATGGTGCTGGGGGAGTCCTCGGTGATCGACGAGCACCAGCCGTGGCTGACGCTGATCGGGCTGCGCCTGGTGTACGAGCGGAACGTGTCGCGGCTGTGA
- the nadC gene encoding carboxylating nicotinate-nucleotide diphosphorylase gives MSTDDLPLASAGGCGDGCACGAEGDEEYLESGLDPALAELLAAAGLDPIEVEDVANVAIQEDLDGGVDVTTVATIPEEAVATGDFTAREAGVVAGLRVAEAVLSVVCADEFEVERHVEDGDRIEAGQKLLSVTTRTRDLLTAERSALNILCRLSGIATATRAWADALEGTKTKVRDTRKTTPGLRSLEKFAVRCGGGVNHRMSLSDAALVKDNHVVAAGGVAQAFKAVREAFPDVPIEVEVDTLHQLREVVEAGADLILLDNFTPEECAEAVGIVRGRALLEASGRLTLDIARMYADTGVDFLAVGALTHSSPILDIGLDLREAE, from the coding sequence GTGAGCACCGACGATCTTCCCCTCGCCTCCGCCGGCGGTTGCGGCGACGGCTGCGCCTGCGGCGCCGAGGGTGACGAGGAGTACCTGGAAAGCGGGCTCGACCCCGCGCTCGCCGAGCTGCTGGCCGCCGCCGGGCTCGACCCGATCGAGGTCGAGGACGTGGCCAACGTGGCCATCCAGGAGGACCTGGACGGCGGCGTGGACGTGACGACCGTCGCCACCATTCCCGAGGAGGCGGTGGCCACCGGCGACTTCACCGCGCGCGAGGCCGGCGTCGTGGCGGGCCTCCGGGTCGCCGAGGCCGTGCTCTCCGTGGTCTGCGCGGACGAGTTCGAGGTCGAGCGGCATGTCGAGGACGGCGACCGGATCGAGGCCGGGCAGAAGCTGCTGTCGGTCACCACACGCACGCGTGACCTGCTGACCGCCGAGCGCAGCGCGCTGAACATCCTGTGCCGCCTGTCCGGCATCGCGACCGCCACGCGCGCGTGGGCGGACGCGCTGGAGGGCACGAAGACGAAGGTCCGCGACACCCGCAAGACGACGCCGGGCCTGCGCTCGCTGGAGAAGTTCGCCGTGCGCTGCGGCGGCGGCGTCAACCACCGTATGTCGCTGTCCGACGCGGCCCTGGTGAAGGACAACCACGTGGTCGCCGCCGGCGGCGTCGCACAGGCCTTCAAGGCCGTACGGGAGGCCTTCCCGGACGTGCCGATCGAGGTCGAGGTCGACACCCTGCACCAGCTGCGCGAGGTCGTGGAGGCGGGTGCCGACCTGATCCTGCTGGACAACTTCACGCCCGAGGAGTGCGCGGAGGCGGTCGGGATCGTCCGCGGGCGGGCCCTGCTGGAGGCCTCCGGGCGGCTCACCCTCGACATCGCGCGCATGTATGCCGACACCGGCGTGGACTTCCTGGCGGTCGGCGCGCTCACCCACTCCTCGCCGATCCTGGACATCGGCCTGGACCTGCGCGAGGCGGAGTAA
- a CDS encoding ATP-dependent Clp protease ATP-binding subunit codes for MFERFTDRARRVVVLAQEEARMLNHNYIGTEHILLGLIHEGEGVAAKALESLGISLEAVRQQVEEIIGQGQQAPSGHIPFTPRAKKVLELSLREALQLGHNYIGTEHILLGLIREGEGVAAQVLVKLGADLNRVRQQVIQLLSGYQGKETATAGGPAEGTPSTSLVLDQFGRNLTQAARESKLDPVIGREKEIERVMQVLSRRTKNNPVLIGEPGVGKTAVVEGLAQAIVKGEVPETLKDKHLYTLDLGALVAGSRYRGDFEERLKKVLKEIRTRGDIILFIDELHTLVGAGAAEGAIDAASILKPMLARGELQTIGATTLDEYRKHLEKDAALERRFQPIQVAEPSLPHTIEILKGLRDRYEAHHRVSITDEALVQAATLADRYISDRFLPDKAIDLIDEAGSRMRIRRMTAPPDLREFDEKIAAVRRDKESAIDSQDFEKAASLRDKEKQLLAAKAKREKEWKAGDMDVVAEVDGELIAEVLATATGIPVFKLTEEESSRLLRMEDELHKRVIGQVDAVKALSKAIRRTRAGLKDPKRPGGSFIFAGPSGVGKTELSKALAEFLFGDEDALISLDMSEFSEKHTVSRLFGSPPGYVGYEEGGQLTEKVRRKPFSVVLFDEVEKAHPDIFNSLLQILEDGRLTDSQGRVVDFKNTVIIMTTNLGTRDISKGFNLGFAAAGDTKTNYERMKNKVSDELKQHFRPEFLNRVDDVVVFPQLTQEDILRIVDLMISKVDERLKDRDMGIELSQSAKELLAKKGYDPVLGARPLRRTIQREVEDTLSEKILFGELRPGHIVVVDTEGEGEAQTFTFRGEEKSALPDVPPIEQAAGGAGPNLSKDA; via the coding sequence ATGTTCGAGAGGTTCACCGACCGCGCGCGGCGGGTTGTCGTCCTGGCTCAGGAAGAAGCCCGGATGCTCAACCACAACTACATCGGCACCGAGCACATCCTCCTGGGTCTCATCCACGAGGGTGAAGGTGTCGCCGCTAAGGCCCTGGAGAGCCTCGGCATTTCGCTTGAGGCGGTCCGCCAGCAGGTGGAGGAGATCATCGGCCAGGGCCAGCAGGCCCCGTCCGGGCACATCCCCTTCACTCCCCGTGCCAAGAAGGTCCTGGAGCTGTCGCTCCGTGAGGCTCTTCAGCTGGGCCACAACTACATCGGCACGGAGCACATCCTGCTCGGCCTGATCCGTGAGGGCGAGGGCGTCGCCGCCCAGGTCCTGGTCAAGCTGGGCGCAGATCTCAACCGGGTGCGGCAGCAGGTCATCCAGCTGCTCTCCGGTTACCAGGGCAAGGAGACCGCCACTGCCGGCGGACCGGCCGAGGGCACGCCCTCGACCTCCCTCGTCCTCGACCAGTTCGGCCGGAACCTCACCCAGGCCGCTCGTGAGTCCAAGCTCGACCCGGTCATCGGGCGCGAGAAGGAGATCGAGCGGGTCATGCAGGTGCTGTCCCGCCGTACGAAGAACAACCCGGTCCTGATCGGTGAGCCCGGCGTCGGCAAGACCGCCGTCGTCGAGGGCCTCGCCCAGGCCATCGTCAAGGGCGAGGTGCCCGAGACCCTCAAGGACAAGCACCTCTACACGCTGGACCTCGGCGCCCTGGTCGCCGGCTCCCGCTACCGCGGTGACTTCGAGGAGCGCCTGAAGAAGGTGCTCAAGGAGATCCGCACCCGCGGCGACATCATCCTGTTCATCGACGAGCTGCACACGCTGGTCGGTGCGGGTGCCGCCGAGGGCGCCATCGACGCGGCTTCGATCCTGAAGCCGATGCTGGCCCGCGGTGAGCTGCAGACCATCGGTGCGACCACCCTGGACGAGTACCGCAAGCACCTGGAGAAGGACGCGGCCCTGGAGCGCCGCTTCCAGCCCATCCAGGTCGCCGAGCCGTCCCTGCCGCACACGATCGAGATCCTCAAGGGCCTGCGCGACCGTTACGAGGCCCATCACCGCGTCTCCATCACGGACGAGGCCCTCGTCCAGGCCGCCACCCTGGCCGACCGCTACATCTCGGACCGCTTCCTGCCGGACAAGGCGATCGACCTGATCGACGAGGCCGGTTCCCGGATGCGCATCCGCCGGATGACCGCTCCGCCGGACCTGCGCGAGTTCGACGAGAAGATCGCCGCCGTCCGCCGGGACAAGGAGTCCGCGATCGACTCGCAGGACTTCGAGAAGGCCGCCTCCCTGCGCGACAAGGAGAAGCAGCTCCTGGCCGCCAAGGCCAAGCGGGAGAAGGAGTGGAAGGCCGGCGACATGGACGTCGTCGCCGAGGTCGACGGCGAGCTGATCGCCGAGGTCCTCGCCACGGCCACGGGCATCCCGGTCTTCAAGCTGACCGAGGAGGAGTCCAGCCGCCTGCTCCGCATGGAGGACGAACTCCACAAGCGGGTCATCGGCCAGGTCGACGCCGTCAAGGCGCTGTCGAAGGCGATCCGTCGTACGCGCGCCGGTCTGAAGGACCCGAAGCGTCCGGGCGGTTCGTTCATCTTCGCCGGCCCGTCCGGTGTCGGTAAGACCGAGCTGTCCAAGGCGCTCGCCGAGTTCCTCTTCGGTGACGAGGACGCGCTGATCTCCCTCGACATGTCGGAGTTCAGCGAGAAGCACACGGTGTCGCGGCTCTTCGGTTCCCCGCCCGGATACGTGGGTTACGAAGAGGGCGGGCAGCTGACCGAGAAGGTCCGCCGCAAGCCGTTCTCCGTCGTCCTCTTCGACGAGGTCGAGAAGGCCCACCCGGACATCTTCAACTCGCTGCTGCAGATCCTGGAGGACGGTCGCCTGACCGACTCCCAGGGCCGGGTCGTGGACTTCAAGAACACGGTCATCATCATGACGACCAACCTCGGCACCCGGGACATCTCCAAGGGCTTCAACCTCGGCTTCGCCGCCGCGGGCGACACGAAGACCAACTACGAGCGCATGAAGAACAAGGTGTCGGACGAGCTCAAGCAGCACTTCCGCCCCGAGTTCCTCAACCGCGTCGACGACGTGGTCGTCTTCCCGCAGCTGACGCAGGAGGACATCCTGCGGATCGTCGACCTGATGATCAGCAAGGTGGACGAGCGTCTGAAGGACCGGGACATGGGCATCGAGCTCTCCCAGTCCGCCAAGGAGCTGCTGGCGAAGAAGGGTTACGACCCGGTGCTGGGCGCCCGGCCGCTGCGCCGTACGATCCAGCGCGAGGTCGAGGACACGCTCTCGGAGAAGATCCTCTTCGGCGAGCTGCGCCCCGGTCACATCGTGGTCGTGGACACCGAGGGCGAGGGCGAGGCCCAGACCTTCACCTTCCGCGGCGAGGAGAAGTCGGCACTGCCCGACGTCCCGCCGATCGAGCAGGCCGCGGGTGGGGCTGGTCCCAACCTGAGCAAGGACGCGTAA